The following proteins are co-located in the candidate division KSB1 bacterium genome:
- the fliG gene encoding flagellar motor switch protein FliG produces MAPSEKLSGRQKAAILLVALGMDASSQVLKELSEEELEQVTKEIANLGHVPSETVQSVIAEFKEMAIADEYVAVGGLDYAVNLLQSTVGQVKASEIIRKVHRSMELQGSMRILEKLDPVQLVNFIQKEHPQTIALVLTQLDAEQAAFVMSSLPEEIRSEVAYRFATMDRVSSEMIGEVQKVLKSRLELSVHGSELGGVKAAAEMLNFLGQSLERSILKDIGARDPALAEEIKNLMFVFEDIVLLDDRSIQRVLREVQTHDLALALKSTTPEVKRRIYQNMSERAQAMIEEEIQFMGPVRLSEVEKAQKGIVDIIRKLDEEGEIIITGRGEKEEIIV; encoded by the coding sequence TTCAGAGGAGGAGCTGGAGCAGGTCACCAAGGAGATTGCCAATCTCGGGCACGTGCCTTCGGAAACCGTGCAGAGCGTGATCGCCGAATTCAAAGAGATGGCCATCGCTGACGAGTACGTGGCCGTCGGGGGGCTTGACTATGCGGTCAACCTGTTGCAGAGCACAGTAGGCCAGGTCAAAGCTTCTGAGATCATCCGCAAAGTGCATCGCTCCATGGAGCTGCAGGGTTCCATGCGCATCCTTGAGAAGCTGGATCCGGTGCAGCTTGTCAACTTCATCCAGAAGGAGCACCCGCAGACCATTGCCCTGGTATTGACGCAACTTGACGCCGAGCAGGCTGCCTTTGTCATGAGCAGCCTTCCTGAAGAAATCCGCAGCGAGGTGGCCTACCGCTTTGCTACGATGGACAGGGTCTCCTCTGAAATGATCGGGGAAGTGCAGAAGGTGCTCAAGTCGCGGTTGGAGTTAAGTGTCCACGGCTCCGAACTTGGCGGGGTCAAGGCAGCTGCGGAGATGCTGAACTTCTTGGGTCAGAGCCTGGAGCGCTCCATTTTGAAGGACATCGGCGCCCGCGATCCAGCCCTTGCTGAAGAGATTAAGAACCTGATGTTTGTGTTCGAGGACATTGTGCTGTTGGACGACCGCTCCATCCAGAGGGTGCTCCGGGAGGTACAGACCCATGACTTGGCGCTCGCCCTCAAGTCCACCACACCCGAGGTGAAGCGGCGCATCTACCAGAACATGTCGGAGCGCGCCCAGGCGATGATAGAGGAAGAAATCCAGTTCATGGGCCCCGTTCGCCTCAGTGAGGTAGAAAAGGCGCAAAAGGGCATCGTGGACATCATCCGCAAGCTGGACGAAGAAGGCGAGATCATCATCACTGGTCGCGGCGAGAAAGAGGAGATCATTGTCTAA